The proteins below are encoded in one region of Nitrospira sp.:
- the accC2 gene encoding acetyl-CoA carboxylase subunit alpha produces the protein MFQKILVANRGEIAMRIIRACRELNIRTVAIYAEVDSSPIYVKKADEAYLVGPGPVKGFLDGPQIVALAKRIGADAIHPGYGFLSENAEFAHLCQANRITFIGPSPQAIHLMGNKVKARELAMKVGVPVVPGTEGGVTRVEDGLSFAKKAGYPVIIKASAGGGGRGLRVVYSDEELRENMEICSREALASFGDGSVFIEKYIERPHHIEFQILADRHGNMIHVGERDCSIQRRHQKLIEIAPSLVLTPELRAEMGEAAIKIARGVSYDNAGTVEFLLAQDGQYYFIEMNPRIQVEHTVTEQITAIDIVRAQITSAAGLPLAERQEDVNFIAYAIQCRINAEDPKNNFRPCTGTVSAYLSPGGIGVRIDGAVYPGYAIPPYYDALLAKLTVRGRTWEETVSRMHRSLEEFVLRGVKTTIPYMQAIMKDPDFRAGHFDTTYIDRHPELLEYDETMPPEDLAVAISAAIAAYEGL, from the coding sequence ATGTTCCAGAAAATTCTTGTTGCCAATCGAGGCGAAATCGCCATGCGGATCATTCGCGCCTGTCGCGAACTGAACATTCGTACCGTGGCGATCTACGCCGAAGTCGACTCGAGCCCTATCTACGTGAAAAAAGCCGACGAAGCCTACCTGGTGGGACCGGGCCCTGTGAAAGGCTTCCTCGACGGGCCTCAAATCGTCGCCCTGGCCAAACGCATCGGCGCCGATGCCATTCACCCCGGCTACGGGTTTCTTTCGGAGAACGCCGAATTCGCTCACCTCTGTCAGGCCAATAGGATCACCTTTATCGGTCCCTCCCCGCAGGCGATCCACCTCATGGGAAACAAGGTCAAGGCGCGGGAACTCGCCATGAAGGTCGGCGTCCCGGTGGTCCCCGGAACCGAGGGCGGCGTGACGCGGGTGGAAGACGGACTCTCGTTCGCCAAGAAGGCCGGGTACCCGGTCATTATCAAGGCCAGCGCAGGCGGCGGCGGCAGGGGCCTCCGGGTCGTCTATTCGGATGAGGAACTGCGTGAAAACATGGAAATTTGTTCCCGGGAGGCGCTGGCCTCATTCGGCGACGGCAGCGTCTTCATCGAAAAATACATCGAGCGGCCCCACCATATCGAATTTCAGATTCTCGCCGATCGCCACGGCAACATGATCCACGTCGGCGAGCGGGATTGCTCCATCCAACGGCGGCATCAAAAGTTGATCGAGATTGCCCCGTCGCTTGTCTTGACACCCGAACTTCGGGCGGAAATGGGTGAGGCCGCCATTAAGATCGCCCGTGGCGTGTCCTATGACAACGCCGGCACCGTCGAATTTCTCCTGGCCCAGGACGGCCAGTACTATTTCATTGAAATGAACCCTCGCATTCAGGTGGAGCACACGGTCACGGAGCAGATCACGGCGATCGACATTGTCCGGGCGCAAATCACCAGCGCCGCCGGGCTGCCGCTGGCCGAACGACAGGAAGATGTCAATTTCATCGCGTACGCCATTCAATGCCGCATCAACGCCGAGGATCCAAAAAATAACTTCCGACCCTGCACGGGTACCGTGTCAGCCTATCTCTCCCCCGGCGGAATCGGCGTTCGAATCGACGGAGCCGTGTATCCCGGCTATGCGATTCCTCCTTACTATGACGCGCTGCTGGCCAAGTTGACCGTGCGCGGACGGACCTGGGAAGAAACCGTGAGCCGCATGCATCGCTCACTCGAAGAATTCGTGTTGCGTGGGGTGAAAACGACCATCCCGTACATGCAAGCGATCATGAAAGACCCGGACTTCAGGGCGGGCCATTTCGATACGACCTACATCGATCGACATCCCGAACTGCTCGAGTACGACGAGACCATGCCGCCAGAGGATTTGGCGGTGGCCATATCCGCAGCCATTGCTGCCTACGAAGGCCTGTAA
- a CDS encoding phosphate-binding protein, whose product MSPVNRILLRSRCPPARLSHRAPAATVRWLLVLFALTVSSVGWHLPTTSYAGGAVRGPLAIAGNGPELPMMEALARAFEKQWPGTYVDLLWDKTTNPPELVRTGEAQVAVTGAYDSDLSPAQIAWDGIGIVVHLSNNVKDLTAQQIANIFSGKHAYWSDLGGPDTAILIIDRPRSENVRDAFESELGISGKMAASATVLAKDDKVVKTVVGTLPPKSAVAYISLAHALAAVRSGVAIRLLSVDKVEPEEPTVKDGRYKLRRPVLLLTAKERSPVVAAFEEFCYSPAGQKIIDEFYVPVPHSAQP is encoded by the coding sequence GTGAGCCCGGTGAACCGCATTCTGCTTCGCAGCCGCTGCCCGCCCGCCCGTCTATCCCATCGTGCTCCGGCCGCCACAGTACGGTGGCTGCTCGTGCTCTTTGCCTTGACCGTCTCTTCCGTTGGCTGGCACCTGCCGACGACGTCGTATGCCGGTGGTGCCGTTCGCGGGCCGTTGGCGATCGCGGGAAACGGCCCGGAACTCCCCATGATGGAGGCCTTGGCCCGAGCCTTCGAGAAGCAATGGCCCGGCACCTACGTCGATCTTCTCTGGGACAAGACCACGAACCCCCCAGAATTGGTCAGGACGGGGGAAGCTCAGGTGGCGGTGACGGGGGCGTACGACTCGGACCTGAGCCCCGCACAGATCGCATGGGACGGGATCGGAATCGTGGTCCATCTGTCCAACAACGTCAAGGACCTGACTGCGCAACAAATTGCCAACATCTTCAGTGGCAAGCATGCCTATTGGTCTGACCTTGGGGGCCCGGACACCGCTATTCTGATCATCGATCGACCCCGGAGCGAGAATGTGCGGGACGCGTTCGAGTCGGAGCTGGGCATCAGCGGGAAAATGGCCGCTTCCGCCACCGTGCTCGCCAAGGATGACAAAGTGGTCAAAACGGTCGTGGGAACGCTTCCTCCGAAGTCGGCGGTCGCCTACATCTCGCTCGCCCATGCGCTGGCGGCGGTCCGGTCCGGGGTCGCGATCCGACTCCTCTCAGTGGACAAGGTCGAACCCGAGGAGCCTACTGTGAAGGATGGCCGCTATAAGCTCCGTCGGCCGGTGCTCCTCTTGACCGCAAAAGAGCGGTCTCCGGTGGTCGCAGCTTTTGAGGAGTTCTGTTATTCTCCAGCAGGGCAAAAGATCATCGACGAATTTTACGTACCTGTTCCGCATTCAGCTCAGCCATGA
- a CDS encoding EamA family transporter: MIPRLALLATTLVWGATFPATKAALGQIPPLSFLFLRFGLGAVVAIAAARLCGYRLECNWVVFRMSLIATGWLWLAYVCQTIGLEYTTASNSAFITVLYVVFVPIILLRFGATTWTAIALAVLGLWLLVRPSASMNVGDLLNLACAAAFAGHIACLERYTRVGQSVSLLLWQMILTTVAMGAASIWERPPAQAFEPTPVLLVSLTVTGVLATGAFAVQMWVQRIVPAQQVALIFALEPACAAWLAWTFLDESLDARGWIGSACIFAATLVGTLSRGEAHGEPTRSLTNT, translated from the coding sequence GTGATTCCACGACTGGCATTGCTTGCCACTACGCTGGTGTGGGGGGCGACCTTTCCGGCGACCAAAGCGGCGCTTGGGCAGATCCCGCCGTTGTCGTTCCTCTTCCTGCGATTTGGTCTTGGGGCCGTGGTGGCCATAGCGGCCGCGAGGCTGTGCGGATATCGCCTCGAGTGTAACTGGGTGGTGTTTCGCATGAGCCTGATCGCGACGGGGTGGTTGTGGCTCGCCTACGTCTGTCAAACCATTGGATTGGAGTATACGACCGCCTCGAACTCCGCCTTTATTACGGTGCTCTACGTGGTCTTCGTTCCCATTATTCTCCTACGATTCGGAGCGACCACGTGGACGGCGATCGCGTTGGCTGTGCTAGGACTCTGGCTCCTGGTGCGACCGTCAGCGTCGATGAACGTCGGAGATCTGCTCAATCTTGCGTGTGCCGCCGCCTTTGCCGGCCATATTGCCTGCCTGGAGCGATACACGAGAGTGGGGCAATCGGTGTCGCTCTTGTTGTGGCAGATGATCTTGACCACGGTCGCTATGGGGGCCGCCTCGATCTGGGAACGCCCTCCCGCTCAGGCGTTCGAGCCAACCCCTGTGCTGTTGGTGAGTCTCACGGTGACGGGCGTGCTGGCGACGGGCGCGTTCGCCGTCCAGATGTGGGTGCAGCGCATCGTGCCGGCCCAGCAGGTGGCGTTGATCTTTGCATTGGAACCGGCCTGTGCGGCCTGGCTGGCCTGGACGTTTCTTGACGAGTCCTTGGATGCGCGGGGGTGGATTGGGAGTGCTTGTATCTTTGCGGCGACGTTGGTCGGGACGCTCAGTCGTGGGGAAGCGCACGGCGAGCCGACCCGCAGCCTGACGAATACGTAG
- the desC gene encoding delta 9 acyl-lipid fatty acid desaturase, which produces MTTQFSDRLRSIMMIPVYWFDSWQPKKPNPYQDPNRVDWIQGVPFIAMHLMCLGIFWVGLSWPAVAVCVFLYALRMFAITGFYHRYFSHRTFKTSRVCQFLFGLAGAAAVQRGPLWWAAHHRKHHRVSDQKTDVHSPITNSFVWSHMGWFLAPVNAPTDLKTVNDLAKYPELCWLDRFDLVIPIALGTFTFFFGVGLNALWPSLGTSGMQMLIVGFFLSTVLVSHCTYTINSLAHRWGSRRYETGDFSRNNFTLALITFGEGWHNNHHYYPASARQGFYWWEVDISYYILKVMSWAGLIWDLRPVPLHVRDSRPQQEAVAV; this is translated from the coding sequence ATGACGACCCAATTCAGTGACCGCCTCCGCTCCATCATGATGATCCCCGTCTATTGGTTTGACTCGTGGCAGCCCAAGAAGCCCAACCCCTACCAGGATCCGAACAGAGTCGACTGGATCCAGGGGGTGCCGTTCATCGCGATGCACCTCATGTGCCTGGGTATCTTCTGGGTAGGCTTGAGTTGGCCGGCTGTTGCCGTCTGTGTATTCCTCTACGCGTTACGCATGTTCGCTATCACCGGCTTCTATCATCGGTATTTCTCTCACCGGACCTTCAAGACGTCCCGTGTCTGCCAATTCCTATTCGGGCTTGCCGGTGCGGCGGCAGTCCAACGCGGGCCGCTGTGGTGGGCCGCCCATCACCGGAAGCATCACCGTGTGTCGGATCAAAAGACGGACGTCCATTCGCCGATTACCAACAGCTTTGTCTGGAGTCATATGGGCTGGTTTCTGGCCCCGGTGAACGCGCCAACCGATCTGAAAACGGTGAACGATTTGGCGAAGTACCCGGAACTGTGCTGGCTCGACCGGTTCGATCTCGTCATTCCGATCGCCCTCGGCACGTTCACGTTCTTCTTCGGCGTCGGGCTCAATGCGCTGTGGCCTTCGCTCGGCACCTCCGGGATGCAGATGTTGATCGTCGGCTTCTTCCTCTCCACGGTGCTGGTTAGTCACTGCACGTATACGATCAATTCCCTCGCCCATCGCTGGGGATCGCGGCGATACGAGACCGGCGATTTCAGCCGCAACAATTTTACCTTGGCGCTCATCACCTTCGGGGAAGGTTGGCACAACAACCACCACTACTATCCCGCATCCGCACGGCAGGGCTTCTACTGGTGGGAGGTCGACATCTCCTACTATATCCTGAAAGTCATGTCGTGGGCGGGGTTGATCTGGGATCTCCGCCCCGTCCCGTTGCACGTACGAGATTCGCGTCCGCAACAGGAAGCCGTCGCCGTCTAA
- the hemE gene encoding uroporphyrinogen decarboxylase: MNDRFLKACRREPVDCTPVWFMRQAGRYMPEYQKLRAKHSILDICKTPDLAAEVTLQPIERFPLDAAIIFADILLPLEAMGLHLEFAEGEGPVIHNPVRDRTAVDRLKASGGEALGYVAEAVRVARKALNDRVPLIGFAGAPFTLASYAIEGGGSRNYILTKQFMYREPEAWHRLMDKLAREVCGYLRAQVRAGAQAIQVFDSWVGCLSPNDYAEYVQPHVRTIFEGLAREHVPLIHFGTGTTTLLKLMRDAGGTVIGLDWRIHLDEGWAMVGHDVAVQGNLDPVALFAPLAELERRIEEILRRADNRPGHIFNLGHGILPNTPMDQVAAAIDIVHKLSQR, encoded by the coding sequence ATGAATGATCGTTTTTTGAAAGCGTGCCGGCGCGAGCCGGTCGATTGCACCCCGGTCTGGTTCATGCGCCAAGCCGGGCGCTACATGCCGGAGTACCAAAAACTCCGGGCCAAGCATTCCATTCTCGATATCTGCAAGACCCCCGATCTCGCGGCCGAAGTGACGCTCCAACCCATCGAGCGGTTTCCGCTCGATGCCGCCATCATTTTTGCCGACATTCTGCTGCCCCTCGAAGCGATGGGCCTGCATCTTGAGTTTGCCGAAGGTGAAGGTCCGGTCATTCATAATCCGGTCCGTGATCGTACGGCGGTCGATCGACTCAAGGCGTCGGGCGGCGAAGCGCTGGGATACGTCGCGGAAGCAGTCCGCGTGGCGCGCAAGGCGCTAAACGATCGGGTGCCGCTGATAGGATTCGCCGGTGCGCCGTTCACGCTGGCGAGCTATGCGATCGAAGGCGGCGGGTCCCGCAACTACATCCTGACGAAGCAATTCATGTATCGCGAGCCGGAGGCGTGGCATCGGCTCATGGACAAATTGGCCCGTGAAGTCTGCGGGTATCTGCGCGCGCAGGTGCGTGCCGGGGCACAGGCGATTCAGGTGTTCGATAGTTGGGTCGGCTGCCTGTCCCCGAACGACTACGCGGAATATGTCCAGCCTCACGTCAGGACTATTTTCGAAGGTCTGGCGCGGGAGCACGTGCCGTTGATTCATTTCGGAACCGGCACCACGACGCTGTTGAAGCTGATGCGGGACGCAGGTGGAACGGTGATCGGCCTGGATTGGCGCATTCATCTCGACGAGGGTTGGGCCATGGTCGGCCACGACGTGGCTGTCCAGGGGAACCTCGATCCGGTGGCGTTGTTCGCCCCACTGGCCGAACTCGAGCGCCGCATCGAGGAGATTCTGCGTCGAGCCGATAATCGACCGGGGCATATCTTCAATCTTGGGCACGGTATTCTCCCGAATACACCCATGGATCAAGTGGCAGCGGCGATCGACATTGTGCATAAGCTGAGTCAGCGTTAA
- the hemH gene encoding ferrochelatase, with the protein MPGPHRPTAVLLMAMGGPDTLENVEPYLQEVRGGRPTSPELVHEIRERYRLTGGKSPVLDITREVARRLEQQLNGLGDEWYCVSVGLRHWRPFIKEAYAELMDESPERLIAICMAPQYSTMSIGAYIKKVEEARAACGGDCPITFVKSWHRHPSLIAAIAQNVQRGLDLFPPDQRETIPVVFTAHSLPERIREMGDPYPDEVRGTMEAVCELIHPPTARLAFQSQGRTNEPWIGPSIESVVDELAMAGHRNVLVAPIGFLCDHVEVSYDLDIELRQRALNLGLRLERIPMLNASPALVDTLASLVREHETVVVPS; encoded by the coding sequence ATGCCCGGACCACACAGGCCGACCGCCGTCCTGCTCATGGCCATGGGAGGGCCGGATACACTCGAGAACGTCGAGCCGTATCTGCAGGAGGTGCGCGGCGGACGTCCGACCTCACCTGAACTCGTTCACGAGATTCGCGAGCGCTATCGGCTGACCGGAGGCAAGTCGCCCGTACTCGACATCACCCGGGAAGTGGCCCGCCGGCTCGAACAGCAGCTCAACGGTCTAGGAGATGAGTGGTATTGTGTCTCGGTTGGGCTACGGCACTGGCGTCCGTTCATCAAGGAAGCCTATGCGGAACTCATGGATGAAAGCCCCGAACGTCTCATCGCGATCTGCATGGCCCCGCAGTATTCCACGATGAGCATCGGTGCGTACATCAAGAAGGTGGAAGAGGCACGAGCAGCATGCGGCGGCGACTGTCCGATCACGTTCGTCAAGAGCTGGCATCGCCATCCGTCCTTGATTGCAGCTATCGCGCAGAACGTCCAGCGGGGGCTGGACCTCTTCCCTCCTGATCAACGCGAGACCATCCCGGTCGTTTTTACGGCGCACAGCCTGCCCGAGCGCATTCGTGAAATGGGGGATCCCTATCCCGACGAAGTACGCGGCACCATGGAGGCCGTCTGCGAGCTCATTCATCCACCGACGGCACGACTGGCCTTTCAGAGCCAGGGTCGAACGAACGAGCCCTGGATCGGCCCGTCGATCGAATCGGTCGTGGACGAGTTGGCAATGGCCGGGCATCGTAACGTGCTGGTCGCGCCAATCGGATTTCTCTGCGATCACGTCGAGGTGTCCTATGATCTCGACATAGAACTCAGACAGCGTGCGTTGAACCTCGGTCTGCGCCTGGAACGTATTCCCATGCTCAATGCTTCGCCCGCGTTGGTGGACACTCTGGCGTCCCTCGTACGCGAGCACGAAACCGTCGTCGTCCCGTCCTGA
- a CDS encoding protoporphyrinogen oxidase, producing MILAPQTVVVVGGGIAGLAAALELSELASQQQRPLTCHVLEAGPTWGGKIVTHRVHECVIEAGPDSFLSQKPWALDLCRRLGLSDQLINTNEAHRKAFVYSEGQLRELPEGMVVITPSNVGPFLRSGLLSWPGLIRMGLEYILPPKEPADEESLAGFFKRRFGREATARLIEPLMAGIYAGDAEQMSLQATFPRFMELERKQGSVIRGLLAAGRHAASEPPSGYSLFVTLKNGLQDLVDAVVSKLETAGVHLRTGCSVESLRVRSREVGRWVYDVTLSDSTACTADAVVLATPAFAAAELVRPLSPSAAGLLEQISYASTATISLLYREADVRGAIAGFGFVVPRAEHRSLLAATWTSLKWGHRAQEGKALVRCYVGGVGREAILAQSDDTLVTMVREELRSLSGLRAVPEYVEVNRWERAMPQYTVGHLRRLTEIDTALSRFPGLFLTGSAYRGVGIPDCIRDGQETAAKTLAVLARLPS from the coding sequence GTGATCCTTGCTCCTCAGACAGTCGTGGTCGTCGGCGGGGGCATTGCGGGTTTGGCCGCAGCCTTGGAATTGTCCGAGCTGGCAAGCCAACAGCAGCGCCCGCTCACCTGTCATGTGCTCGAAGCCGGGCCGACCTGGGGCGGAAAAATCGTGACGCATCGCGTGCATGAGTGCGTCATCGAGGCCGGCCCCGATTCATTTCTGTCACAGAAACCCTGGGCGCTCGATCTGTGTCGCCGTCTGGGATTGAGCGACCAACTGATCAACACCAACGAGGCGCATCGCAAGGCGTTCGTCTATTCAGAGGGACAACTCCGCGAGCTACCCGAAGGAATGGTCGTCATTACGCCGAGCAACGTGGGGCCCTTTCTCCGTAGCGGCTTGCTCTCTTGGCCAGGTCTGATCCGGATGGGCTTGGAATACATCCTGCCCCCGAAAGAGCCGGCAGACGAAGAGTCGCTCGCGGGTTTTTTCAAACGGCGGTTTGGCCGGGAAGCCACGGCGCGGTTGATCGAACCGTTGATGGCGGGCATTTATGCCGGTGATGCGGAGCAGATGAGTCTTCAGGCTACCTTTCCTCGGTTTATGGAACTCGAACGGAAACAGGGCAGTGTGATTCGTGGGTTGCTGGCTGCCGGCAGACACGCCGCGTCAGAGCCACCGTCCGGGTATTCGCTCTTCGTCACGCTGAAAAACGGGCTGCAGGATCTTGTCGATGCCGTGGTGTCCAAGCTGGAGACGGCTGGAGTTCATCTTCGGACCGGCTGCTCGGTCGAGAGTCTGCGCGTCCGCTCCAGAGAGGTCGGACGCTGGGTGTACGACGTGACACTATCGGACAGCACCGCCTGCACAGCCGACGCTGTGGTGCTGGCCACGCCGGCGTTTGCCGCGGCGGAACTCGTGCGACCGTTGAGCCCCTCCGCCGCGGGGCTGCTGGAGCAGATTTCCTATGCCTCGACCGCCACCATCTCGCTGTTGTATCGGGAGGCCGACGTCCGCGGGGCCATCGCGGGATTTGGATTCGTGGTCCCGCGTGCCGAACATCGGTCCCTCTTGGCCGCCACCTGGACCTCTTTGAAGTGGGGTCATCGTGCGCAGGAGGGCAAGGCGTTGGTCCGTTGCTACGTCGGAGGCGTGGGGCGCGAGGCCATTCTCGCTCAGTCCGATGACACCCTCGTCACGATGGTGCGCGAGGAATTGAGGAGCCTCTCCGGACTACGGGCCGTTCCGGAATATGTGGAGGTGAACCGGTGGGAACGCGCGATGCCGCAGTATACGGTGGGGCATCTGCGCCGGCTCACGGAGATTGACACGGCACTCAGTCGGTTCCCCGGTCTGTTCCTGACCGGGTCCGCGTATCGCGGCGTCGGCATTCCCGACTGTATTCGGGACGGGCAGGAAACGGCGGCAAAGACCTTGGCGGTGCTGGCACGGCTGCCCTCGTAG
- a CDS encoding PAS domain-containing sensor histidine kinase: MAEPRRRHFRPVWIVLLFLIPCLVLTGYYYRYGLSNETIDGTFVPSPNYAFVLLLLNLDLIGLVVLTLLLSRNLIKTYFERRHRVAGSGFRSKLVAAFIGFSLIPSLLLAFVASRVVDKAVDVWFSDQIDHVMRDAFEVAKMHHLGHITLATNSARAISQEIYREDLMAPGQRDLLIAAMARERADHNVAGVEVYSSKMETLTKSRAQDVPAQVMDLPIGQLVLQVITTKQELTSVQEAERGRLVRAGVPILSGVRQGEIDGVVVVDAYVPESLLAKMEGIGQRYTEYKQIRAMKNPIKAGAYLIVAIVTVMILFGATWFGFYVARSITVPIQRLAQATEAIAQGDLNVHIEARATDEIGTLVESFNRMTGDLRTSKAQLESVNASLRQSNVEIERRRAYTQTVVDTIAAGLVSIDRQGTITTFNPSAERILGIWADRIQGRLANEAFKELKLDLFQTVYDRMLADGRDTLSLEGQLEMQGRLLTIGVSCSRMKDEGGRDLGYVLIFEDLTELIKAQKASAWQEVAQRVAHEIKNPLTPIQLSAQRLRKKYYEQATDFDRIFDEATQTIVNEVGSLKHMVDEFSKFARLPTPQLTLASLNDVLRDVITMYQNAHRDVELLVDLDEVLPNLKFDREQIKRVLVNLFDNGIQAMNQKGRLWVTSRYDGKRRRAIVSVADEGTGITPEDQDKLFVPYFSRKRTGTGLGLAISRRIITDHEGQISAANNQPKGAVFSFELPV, encoded by the coding sequence GTGGCGGAACCGCGGCGCCGACACTTCCGTCCGGTCTGGATCGTTCTACTGTTTCTCATCCCCTGCCTGGTCCTGACCGGCTACTACTACCGTTACGGCCTCTCGAATGAAACGATCGACGGCACGTTCGTGCCGAGCCCCAACTATGCCTTCGTCCTGCTGTTGCTCAATCTGGACCTGATCGGCCTGGTCGTTCTGACCCTGCTCCTGTCGCGCAACCTGATCAAAACATACTTCGAGCGGCGTCATCGTGTGGCCGGTTCGGGCTTCCGATCCAAATTGGTCGCCGCGTTCATCGGATTCTCCCTGATTCCGAGCCTGCTGCTCGCGTTCGTGGCGAGTCGCGTGGTGGACAAGGCGGTGGACGTCTGGTTCAGCGATCAGATCGACCACGTCATGCGCGATGCGTTCGAAGTCGCCAAGATGCACCATCTTGGGCACATCACGCTCGCGACGAACAGCGCCCGCGCCATCAGTCAGGAAATTTATCGGGAAGACTTGATGGCACCGGGGCAGCGCGACCTATTGATTGCCGCCATGGCGCGCGAGCGCGCCGATCACAATGTGGCGGGAGTCGAAGTCTATTCGTCAAAGATGGAAACGCTGACAAAGTCCCGGGCACAGGATGTGCCCGCGCAAGTGATGGACCTACCCATCGGGCAGTTGGTGCTCCAGGTCATTACCACCAAACAGGAGCTGACGTCCGTCCAGGAGGCCGAGCGCGGACGGCTCGTGCGGGCCGGGGTGCCGATCCTGTCGGGCGTCCGACAGGGCGAGATTGACGGAGTCGTGGTGGTTGATGCGTACGTCCCCGAGTCGCTGCTGGCCAAAATGGAAGGCATTGGGCAACGCTACACGGAATACAAACAGATTCGCGCGATGAAGAACCCGATCAAAGCCGGAGCCTATTTGATCGTCGCCATCGTCACCGTCATGATCCTGTTCGGGGCGACGTGGTTCGGCTTTTATGTGGCCCGGAGCATCACGGTGCCCATCCAGCGTTTGGCCCAGGCGACCGAGGCGATCGCGCAGGGCGACCTCAACGTGCATATCGAAGCCCGGGCGACCGATGAGATCGGGACGTTGGTCGAGTCCTTCAACCGCATGACCGGGGATCTGAGAACGAGCAAGGCTCAGCTGGAATCCGTCAACGCCTCCCTCCGTCAATCCAACGTCGAAATCGAGCGACGGCGGGCGTACACCCAAACCGTGGTCGACACGATCGCGGCCGGATTGGTATCCATCGACCGGCAGGGGACGATTACGACCTTCAACCCCTCGGCCGAACGGATCTTGGGCATCTGGGCCGACCGCATACAGGGCCGTCTCGCGAACGAGGCTTTCAAGGAGCTGAAGCTGGATCTGTTCCAGACGGTCTACGACCGCATGCTCGCCGACGGGCGGGATACGCTGTCGCTCGAAGGACAGCTGGAGATGCAGGGACGCTTGTTGACGATCGGGGTGAGCTGCTCGCGCATGAAAGACGAGGGAGGCCGCGACCTCGGATACGTCTTGATCTTCGAGGATCTGACCGAGCTGATCAAGGCGCAGAAGGCGTCGGCGTGGCAGGAGGTGGCGCAGCGGGTGGCGCACGAGATCAAGAATCCGCTCACGCCCATTCAATTGTCCGCTCAGCGGCTGCGGAAGAAATACTACGAGCAGGCGACGGACTTCGACCGGATTTTTGACGAAGCGACACAAACCATCGTCAACGAAGTCGGCAGTCTGAAGCACATGGTCGACGAATTCTCGAAGTTTGCGCGGCTGCCGACGCCGCAGCTGACGTTGGCCTCGCTGAACGACGTGCTGCGCGACGTCATCACGATGTATCAAAACGCACACCGCGACGTGGAGTTGCTGGTGGATCTCGATGAGGTGCTGCCCAACCTCAAGTTCGATCGCGAACAAATCAAGCGCGTGCTGGTGAATCTCTTCGACAACGGGATTCAAGCGATGAACCAGAAAGGCCGGCTTTGGGTGACGTCCCGGTACGACGGCAAGCGGCGACGGGCCATTGTGAGCGTTGCGGACGAGGGGACCGGCATTACACCCGAGGACCAGGACAAGCTCTTCGTGCCGTACTTTTCACGAAAGCGAACCGGGACCGGATTGGGGCTGGCCATCAGCCGACGCATCATTACCGATCACGAGGGACAGATCTCGGCCGCCAACAATCAGCCCAAAGGTGCCGTCTTCAGTTTTGAGCTTCCGGTCTAA